A single window of Ananas comosus cultivar F153 unplaced genomic scaffold, ASM154086v1, whole genome shotgun sequence DNA harbors:
- the LOC109705305 gene encoding putative adenylate cyclase regulatory protein — MLAPSWLCTQKLPCLVKLAIQHCPNLLNLSCLPPSLGVLELVNVGLRSLPILWDEGSTDKCISGQQCNKGMMSSLSMLSIRRCPKLETLAQLSPHHLPAVKSICIEHCTKLVSLPVESFGDFVFLEFLDIIDCPNLPRPEKMVLPSSIKRLTLDSCGYLGKSLPGCLQYLSDLMYLNICCCPHIESLTGQVFHHLRALKCLYISECPKLRSLSGLEALTSLQELTILKCPHLAESESFSDTEEQQKDMLLLQLTIDNTALLQLPSLRNLFSSSLNHSLNLAIWESCEFVMFVGEDEEWPQILKTLRVLSFESCANLKSLPSWLCSLTSLEKLRICNCPHIILPQKANLPTSLKDLCFDD, encoded by the coding sequence ATGCTAGCTCCCAGTTGGCTATGTACACAGAAGTTGCCTTGCTTGGTTAAACTCGCTATTCAACATTGCCCCAATCTTTTGAATTTATCTTGCCTCCCACCTTCCCTTGGAGTGTTAGAGTTGGTAAATGTGGGCTTGCGCTCACTTCCCATACTGTGGGATGAAGGTTCAACCGACAAGTGCATAAGTGGACAGCAGTGCAACAAAGGCATGATGTCATCCCTCTCTATGTTATCCATTCGGCGGTGCCCAAAACTTGAAACTCTTGCACAGTTGTCACCTCACCACCTACCGGCTGTAAAATCAATATGCATTGAACATTGTACGAAGCTAGTTTCTCTGCCAGTGGAAAGTTTTGGGGACTTTGTCTTTCTCGAGTTCTTGGATATAATAGACTGCCCCAACCTTCCTCGCCCAGAGAAAATGGTCTTACCATCCTCTATCAAAAGATTGACTCTAGATTCATGTGGTTATCTTGGCAAATCACTTCCCGGCTGCCTACAGTACCTAAGTGATCTCATGTACTTAAACATATGCTGCTGTCCACACATAGAATCCCTCACTGGGCAAGTGTTCCATCATCTGAGAGCTCTCAAGTGCTTATATATTAGCGAATGTCCAAAGCTGAGGTCTTtaagtggattagaggctcTCACGTCTTTGCAAGAGTTGACTATTCTGAAGTGTCCTCATCTCGCTGAATCAGAGTCATTCTCTGACACGGAAGAGCAGCAGAAGGATATGCTACTGCTTCAGCTGACCATTGACAACACTGCCCTTCTTCAACTTCCGTCTCtgcgaaatttattttcctcttcCTTAAATCATTCCTTAAATCTTGCAATCTGGGAATCTTGTGAATTTGTGATGtttgttggagaggatgaggAATGGCCGCAAATTCTCAAAACACTCCGGGTATTATCTTTTGAGAGTTGTGCCAATCTCAAGTCGCTGCCAAGTTGGTTATGTAGCCTGACCTCCCTAGAAAAGTTGAGGATTTGTAATTGTCCTCATATCATCTTGCCGCAGAAGGCGAACTTGCCTACCTCTTTAAAAGACTTATGCTTTGACGATTGA